A stretch of the Vigna radiata var. radiata cultivar VC1973A chromosome 7, Vradiata_ver6, whole genome shotgun sequence genome encodes the following:
- the LOC106768146 gene encoding small RNA degrading nuclease 1-like produces the protein MEEKIDTAEKKVLADIVKLAQKRGLRGKLGDWREFLDSHDKQFGTRLSDPSKRPHELLATFLKSFSKEEDLKFFDNIMRHHENQYMLERLKDKSLESPEQRLVQITLQHPLYPLDYSSPSIDEGWIVINVKNKPKVMKSTTMLAVDCEMVLCEDGTDEVVKVCVVDHNLEVKLNEFVKPNKKIVDYRTEITGISSQDLEAVTCSLADVQKSMKKLLSKGAILVGHSLHNDLRVLKLDHVRVIDTSYIFQSTDGPMHRKPSLNGLCQAVLGRAVREKGAPHNCLDDACAAMNLVLAKIKHGVDREFPISLPQERVPESDTTKLFLHKIPNNVNTEALHTIVPGEFRTELQSTRKVQGRHYSALAVFKNTQEAEDAYEKVQGIQLKDNQGRPQKLVTFLTSKGMPVTLYVRKMVSDEPTVQNGSNKRALQTDEAVDVSKKAKIDKNTEEDAPSCDAHLNEIEALNQRLKQSELEIESLKKELSQKDFEISALHKMVESLNKIRWKRDKALQKV, from the exons ATggaagaaaaaatagacactgCAGAAAAGAAG GTGCTGGCTGATATTGTAAAATTGGCACAAAAGAGAGGCCTCAGGGGTAAGCTAGGAGACTGGAGAGAATTCTTGGACAGTCATGATAAACAGTTTGGGACCCGTTTGAGTGATCCATCAAAGCGACCCCATGAGTTATTGGCTACATTTCTAAAGTCTTTTTCGAAGGAGgaagatttgaag TTTTTTGACAACATCATGAGACATCATGAAAATCAATACATGTTGGAGCGACTGAAAGATAAATCCCTTGAGTCCCCGGAGCAG AGGCTAGTTCAAATAACTCTGCAGCATCCGTTATATCCATTGGATTATTCGTCTCCATCAATTGATGAG GGTTGGATagttataaatgttaaaaacaagCCCAAGGTGATGAAGTCTACTACAATGCTCGCTGTTGATTGTGAAATGGTTCTTTGTGAAGATGGGACAGACGAGGTAGTTAAAGTTTGTGTGGTAGACCATAATTTAGAG GTCAAGCTGAATGAATTCGTAAAACCCAACAAAAAAATTGTGGACTACAGAACAGAGATCACTGGTATCTCTTCTCAAGATCTAGAGGCAGTGACTTGCTCCTTGGCTGATGTACAg AAATCCATGAAGAAGTTGTTATCAAAAGGAGCCATATTAGTGGGACACAGTTTGCATAATGATCTACGTG TGCTGAAGCTTGATCATGTCAGAGTGATTGACACTTCCTATATCTTCCAATCCACGGATGGGCCTATGCACAGAAAACCTTCTTTGAATGGTTTATGTCAG GCTGTTTTGGGTCGTGCTGTTCGGGAAAAAGGTGCTCCACATAATTGTCTAGATGATGCATGTGCAGCTATGAACCTCGTTCTTGCAAAGATCAAACATGGTGTTGATAGGGAATTTCCAATTTCACTGCCTCAAGAGCGT GTTCCAGAAAGTGATACCACAAAGCTTTTTCTTCACAAAAtaccaaacaatgtaaacactGAAGCACTGCATACCATTGTTCCTGGAGAATTCAGAACAGAACTGCAG TCTACTAGGAAAGTTCAAGGAAGACATTATTCTGCCTTAgctgtttttaaaaatacacaAGAGGCTGAGGACGCCTATGAAAAAGTCCAAGGAATCCAATTAAAG GATAATCAAGGGCGTCCACAAAAACTTGTAACATTTCTGACAAGTAAAGGCATGCCTGTCACTCTATATGTTCGGAAAATGGTAAGTGATGAACCCACTGTCCAGAATGGCTCTAATAAGAGGGCTTTACAAACGGATGAGGCAGTTGATGTTTCCAAGAAAGCAAAGATAGATAAAAACACTGAAGAGGATGCCCCAAGCTGTGATGCCCATTTAAACGAGATTGAAGCGCTGAATCAACGATTAAAGCAAAGTGAATTGGAGATCGAATCATTGAAGAAAGAGCTGTCACAGAAAGATTTTGAAATATCCGCCTTGCATAAAATGGTGGAATCTTTAAATAAGATAAGATGGAAAAGAGATAAGGCCCTCCAAAAAGTGTAG
- the LOC106768145 gene encoding small RNA degrading nuclease 1 isoform X2, translated as MEEKIDTAEKKVLADIVKLAQKRGLRGKLGDWREFLDSHDKQFGTRLSDPSKRPHELLATFLKSFSKEEDLKFFDNIMRHHENQYMLERLKDKSLESPEQGWIVINVKTKPKVMKSTTMLAVDCEMVLCEDGTDEVVKVCVVDHNLEVKLNEFVKPNKKIVDYRTEITGISSQDLEAVTCSLADVQKSMKKLLSKGAILVGHSLHNDLRVLKLDHVRVIDTSYIFQSTDGPMHRKPSLNGLCQAVLGRAVREKGAPHNCLDDACAAMNLVLAKIKHGVDREFPISLPQERVPESDTTKLFLHKIPNNVNTEALHTIVPGEFRTELQSTRKVQGRHYSALAVFKNTQEAEDAYEKVQGIQLKDNQGRPQKLVTFLTSKGMPVTLYVRKMVSDEPTVQNGSNKRALQTDEAVDVSKKAKIDKNTEEDAPSCDAHLNEIEALNQRLKQSELEIESLKKELSQKDFEISALHKMVESLNKIRWKRDKALQKV; from the exons ATggaagaaaaaatagacactgCAGAAAAGAAG GTGCTGGCTGATATTGTAAAATTGGCACAAAAGAGAGGCCTCAGGGGTAAGCTAGGAGACTGGAGAGAATTCTTGGACAGTCATGATAAACAGTTTGGGACCCGTTTGAGTGATCCATCAAAGCGACCCCATGAGTTATTGGCTACATTTCTAAAGTCTTTTTCGAAGGAGgaagatttgaag TTTTTTGACAACATCATGAGACATCATGAAAATCAATACATGTTGGAGCGACTGAAAGATAAATCCCTTGAGTCCCCGGAGCAG GGTTGGATAGTTATAAATGTTAAAACCAAGCCCAAGGTGATGAAGTCCACTACAATGCTCGCTGTTGATTGTGAAATGGTTCTTTGTGAAGATGGGACAGACGAGGTAGTTAAAGTTTGTGTGGTAGACCATAATTTAGAG GTCAAGCTGAATGAATTCGTAAAACCCAACAAAAAAATTGTGGACTACAGAACAGAGATCACTGGTATCTCTTCTCAAGATCTAGAGGCAGTGACTTGCTCCTTGGCTGATGTACAg AAATCCATGAAGAAGTTGTTATCAAAAGGAGCCATATTAGTGGGACACAGTTTGCATAATGATCTACGTG TGCTGAAGCTTGATCATGTCAGAGTGATTGACACTTCCTATATCTTCCAATCCACGGATGGGCCTATGCACAGAAAACCTTCTTTGAATGGTTTATGTCAG GCTGTTTTGGGTCGTGCTGTTCGGGAAAAAGGTGCTCCACATAATTGTCTAGATGATGCATGTGCAGCTATGAACCTCGTTCTTGCAAAGATCAAACATGGTGTTGATAGGGAATTTCCAATTTCACTGCCTCAAGAGCGT GTTCCAGAAAGTGATACCACAAAGCTTTTTCTTCACAAAAtaccaaacaatgtaaacactGAAGCACTGCATACCATTGTTCCTGGAGAATTCAGAACAGAACTGCAG TCTACTAGGAAAGTTCAAGGAAGACATTATTCTGCCTTAgctgtttttaaaaatacacaAGAGGCTGAGGACGCCTATGAAAAAGTCCAAGGAATCCAATTAAAG GATAATCAAGGGCGTCCACAAAAACTTGTAACATTTCTGACAAGTAAAGGCATGCCTGTCACTCTATATGTTCGGAAAATGGTAAGTGATGAACCCACTGTCCAGAATGGCTCTAATAAGAGGGCTTTACAAACGGATGAGGCAGTTGATGTTTCCAAGAAAGCAAAGATAGATAAAAACACTGAAGAGGATGCCCCAAGCTGTGATGCCCATTTAAACGAGATTGAAGCGCTGAATCAACGATTAAAGCAAAGTGAATTGGAGATCGAATCATTGAAGAAAGAGCTGTCACAGAAAGATTTTGAAATATCCGCCTTGCATAAAATGGTGGAATCTTTAAATAAGATAAGATGGAAAAGAGATAAGGCCCTCCAAAAAGTGTAG
- the LOC106768145 gene encoding small RNA degrading nuclease 1 isoform X1, with product MEEKIDTAEKKVLADIVKLAQKRGLRGKLGDWREFLDSHDKQFGTRLSDPSKRPHELLATFLKSFSKEEDLKFFDNIMRHHENQYMLERLKDKSLESPEQRLVQITLQHPLYPLDYSSLSIDEGWIVINVKTKPKVMKSTTMLAVDCEMVLCEDGTDEVVKVCVVDHNLEVKLNEFVKPNKKIVDYRTEITGISSQDLEAVTCSLADVQKSMKKLLSKGAILVGHSLHNDLRVLKLDHVRVIDTSYIFQSTDGPMHRKPSLNGLCQAVLGRAVREKGAPHNCLDDACAAMNLVLAKIKHGVDREFPISLPQERVPESDTTKLFLHKIPNNVNTEALHTIVPGEFRTELQSTRKVQGRHYSALAVFKNTQEAEDAYEKVQGIQLKDNQGRPQKLVTFLTSKGMPVTLYVRKMVSDEPTVQNGSNKRALQTDEAVDVSKKAKIDKNTEEDAPSCDAHLNEIEALNQRLKQSELEIESLKKELSQKDFEISALHKMVESLNKIRWKRDKALQKV from the exons ATggaagaaaaaatagacactgCAGAAAAGAAG GTGCTGGCTGATATTGTAAAATTGGCACAAAAGAGAGGCCTCAGGGGTAAGCTAGGAGACTGGAGAGAATTCTTGGACAGTCATGATAAACAGTTTGGGACCCGTTTGAGTGATCCATCAAAGCGACCCCATGAGTTATTGGCTACATTTCTAAAGTCTTTTTCGAAGGAGgaagatttgaag TTTTTTGACAACATCATGAGACATCATGAAAATCAATACATGTTGGAGCGACTGAAAGATAAATCCCTTGAGTCCCCGGAGCAG AGGCTAGTTCAAATAACTCTGCAGCATCCGTTATATCCATTGGATTATTCGTCTCTATCAATTGATGAG GGTTGGATAGTTATAAATGTTAAAACCAAGCCCAAGGTGATGAAGTCCACTACAATGCTCGCTGTTGATTGTGAAATGGTTCTTTGTGAAGATGGGACAGACGAGGTAGTTAAAGTTTGTGTGGTAGACCATAATTTAGAG GTCAAGCTGAATGAATTCGTAAAACCCAACAAAAAAATTGTGGACTACAGAACAGAGATCACTGGTATCTCTTCTCAAGATCTAGAGGCAGTGACTTGCTCCTTGGCTGATGTACAg AAATCCATGAAGAAGTTGTTATCAAAAGGAGCCATATTAGTGGGACACAGTTTGCATAATGATCTACGTG TGCTGAAGCTTGATCATGTCAGAGTGATTGACACTTCCTATATCTTCCAATCCACGGATGGGCCTATGCACAGAAAACCTTCTTTGAATGGTTTATGTCAG GCTGTTTTGGGTCGTGCTGTTCGGGAAAAAGGTGCTCCACATAATTGTCTAGATGATGCATGTGCAGCTATGAACCTCGTTCTTGCAAAGATCAAACATGGTGTTGATAGGGAATTTCCAATTTCACTGCCTCAAGAGCGT GTTCCAGAAAGTGATACCACAAAGCTTTTTCTTCACAAAAtaccaaacaatgtaaacactGAAGCACTGCATACCATTGTTCCTGGAGAATTCAGAACAGAACTGCAG TCTACTAGGAAAGTTCAAGGAAGACATTATTCTGCCTTAgctgtttttaaaaatacacaAGAGGCTGAGGACGCCTATGAAAAAGTCCAAGGAATCCAATTAAAG GATAATCAAGGGCGTCCACAAAAACTTGTAACATTTCTGACAAGTAAAGGCATGCCTGTCACTCTATATGTTCGGAAAATGGTAAGTGATGAACCCACTGTCCAGAATGGCTCTAATAAGAGGGCTTTACAAACGGATGAGGCAGTTGATGTTTCCAAGAAAGCAAAGATAGATAAAAACACTGAAGAGGATGCCCCAAGCTGTGATGCCCATTTAAACGAGATTGAAGCGCTGAATCAACGATTAAAGCAAAGTGAATTGGAGATCGAATCATTGAAGAAAGAGCTGTCACAGAAAGATTTTGAAATATCCGCCTTGCATAAAATGGTGGAATCTTTAAATAAGATAAGATGGAAAAGAGATAAGGCCCTCCAAAAAGTGTAG